A DNA window from Tissierellales bacterium contains the following coding sequences:
- a CDS encoding NAD(P)H-dependent oxidoreductase subunit E: MEFAFDWKENATKVDALKAKIEEKKDSKGALMQLLHDAQSIFGYLPIEVQKMIAEAVNVPLAEAYGVATFYSQFTLVPKGEYNIGVCLGTACYVKGSQAILEEIEKALGIKVGETTTDRRFSIEATRCIGACGLAPVITVNEDVYGKLVPADVKGILTKYQVK, translated from the coding sequence ATGGAATTTGCGTTTGATTGGAAAGAAAACGCTACGAAAGTAGATGCACTTAAGGCAAAGATTGAAGAGAAGAAAGACTCAAAGGGCGCATTAATGCAATTGCTTCACGATGCACAATCGATTTTTGGTTATCTACCTATTGAGGTTCAAAAAATGATTGCTGAAGCTGTAAATGTGCCCCTTGCAGAAGCTTATGGGGTAGCAACGTTTTATTCACAATTTACACTAGTGCCAAAGGGAGAGTATAACATAGGTGTTTGCTTAGGTACAGCATGTTATGTTAAAGGTTCTCAGGCGATACTAGAAGAGATTGAAAAAGCTCTTGGAATTAAAGTAGGAGAGACTACAACTGATAGACGTTTTTCAATAGAAGCTACTAGATGTATCGGAGCCTGTGGATTGGCACCTGTTATTACAGTTAATGAAGATGTTTATGGTAAATTAGTACCTGCAGATGTCAAAGGAATTTTGACTAAATATCAGGTTAAATAG
- a CDS encoding (2Fe-2S) ferredoxin domain-containing protein: MKSLEELKKMRDEARKKVELREEKDGTRIVVGMATCGIAAGAREVLMSLIEEVNKRGLSDVQVIQTGCIGMCRLEPIVEVYKTGEEKVTYVFVDAEKAKKIVAEHIVNNTIVTEYTVGAYEE, translated from the coding sequence ATGAAATCGTTGGAAGAATTGAAAAAAATGAGAGACGAAGCTCGTAAAAAGGTAGAACTAAGAGAAGAAAAAGATGGAACTCGAATCGTTGTGGGAATGGCAACTTGTGGTATTGCAGCTGGTGCTAGAGAGGTACTTATGTCACTTATTGAAGAAGTGAATAAACGAGGACTTAGTGATGTTCAAGTCATTCAAACAGGATGTATCGGAATGTGTAGATTAGAACCTATTGTAGAAGTATACAAAACTGGAGAAGAAAAAGTCACTTATGTTTTTGTAGATGCAGAGAAGGCAAAGAAAATAGTGGCAGAACATATTGTAAATAACACAATAGTTACAGAATACACGGTAGGTGCTTACGAAGAATAA
- the nuoF gene encoding NADH-quinone oxidoreductase subunit NuoF has protein sequence MEFYRSHVLICGGTGCTSSNSDKIHEKMDAKLEELGLEKEVKVVRTGCFGLCEAGPIVVVYPEGAFYSHVKIEDVDVICEEHLLKGRIVKDLLYKDAIVEDKIKSVSEVQFYKKQKRVALELCGVINPENIEEYIAYDGYMALGKALTEMKPEDVIEEVKASGLRGRGGGGFPTGVKWGFAARNESDQKYIICNADEGDPGAFMDRSVLEGDPHAVLEAMAIGGYAIGATKGFIYIRAEYPIAVDRLKIAINQAREKGLLGKNIFESGFDFDVEIRLGAGAFVCGEETALIASIEGERGMPRNKPPFPANKGLWGKPTIINNVETFANIPKIVLNGADWFKSIGTEKSPGTKVFALGGKINNTGLVEIPMGTTLREIIYDIGGGIPNGKKFKAVQTGGPSGGCIPAEYLDTPIDYDSLIALGSMMGSGGMIVMDEDNCMVDIARFFLDFTVDESCGKCVPCRIGTKRMLELLEKITSGNGEMEDIDKLEELAYSIKASALCGLGQTAPNPVLSTLKYFRDEYEAHVKDKKCPAGACKKLLSYTIDADACKGCTLCAKVCPVGAISGSPKNPHEIDQSKCIKCGACIEKCPFGAISMN, from the coding sequence ATGGAGTTTTATAGATCTCATGTTTTGATCTGTGGAGGAACAGGATGTACGTCATCAAATTCTGATAAAATCCACGAAAAAATGGATGCTAAATTAGAAGAATTAGGGTTGGAAAAAGAAGTAAAAGTAGTTAGAACAGGATGTTTTGGACTTTGTGAAGCAGGTCCTATAGTAGTAGTTTATCCAGAAGGTGCATTTTACAGTCATGTAAAAATAGAAGATGTGGATGTAATTTGCGAGGAACATCTACTTAAGGGAAGAATAGTAAAGGATTTGTTGTATAAAGATGCTATAGTTGAAGATAAAATCAAATCTGTTAGTGAGGTTCAATTTTATAAAAAGCAAAAGCGTGTTGCACTTGAACTTTGTGGTGTTATAAATCCTGAAAATATTGAAGAGTATATTGCATATGATGGATACATGGCTCTTGGTAAGGCTCTTACTGAGATGAAACCAGAAGATGTAATTGAAGAAGTTAAAGCTTCAGGGCTTCGTGGCCGTGGTGGTGGTGGATTCCCTACTGGTGTGAAATGGGGATTTGCAGCTAGAAATGAGAGCGATCAAAAGTATATCATTTGTAACGCTGATGAAGGTGACCCGGGAGCGTTTATGGATCGTAGTGTGCTTGAAGGTGATCCACATGCGGTTTTAGAGGCTATGGCAATTGGCGGCTATGCAATTGGAGCGACTAAAGGATTTATATATATCAGAGCAGAGTATCCAATAGCAGTAGATAGACTTAAGATAGCAATAAATCAAGCTAGAGAAAAAGGTCTACTTGGTAAGAATATATTTGAATCAGGTTTTGATTTTGATGTAGAAATCAGACTCGGTGCAGGAGCTTTCGTATGTGGCGAGGAGACAGCACTTATAGCCTCTATCGAAGGTGAAAGAGGTATGCCTAGAAATAAACCACCATTTCCAGCAAACAAAGGCCTTTGGGGTAAACCAACTATAATAAATAATGTTGAAACATTTGCAAATATACCAAAAATAGTACTAAATGGAGCAGATTGGTTCAAGAGTATAGGTACAGAAAAATCACCTGGAACTAAAGTTTTTGCACTAGGTGGAAAGATTAACAACACAGGTCTTGTTGAAATTCCTATGGGAACTACACTTAGAGAGATTATTTACGATATCGGTGGAGGAATTCCAAATGGAAAGAAATTTAAAGCAGTTCAAACAGGAGGTCCATCGGGAGGATGTATACCAGCAGAATATTTAGACACTCCTATAGATTATGATTCACTTATTGCTCTAGGTTCTATGATGGGATCAGGCGGTATGATTGTAATGGATGAGGATAATTGCATGGTTGATATAGCTAGATTTTTCCTAGATTTCACAGTTGATGAATCTTGCGGAAAATGTGTTCCATGCAGAATAGGAACGAAAAGAATGCTCGAACTACTTGAGAAAATAACGAGTGGAAATGGAGAAATGGAAGATATAGACAAATTAGAAGAACTTGCTTATTCTATAAAAGCATCAGCTCTTTGTGGTCTTGGGCAAACAGCTCCAAACCCAGTATTGTCAACACTTAAATATTTTAGAGATGAATATGAAGCTCATGTTAAAGACAAGAAATGTCCAGCAGGTGCATGTAAAAAATTATTGTCATACACTATTGATGCAGATGCATGTAAGGGTTGTACACTTTGTGCTAAAGTTTGTCCAGTGGGTGCAATTTCAGGAAGTCCTAAAAACCCACATGAAATTGATCAGAGTAAGTGTATCAAGTGTGGTGCATGTATAGAAAAATGTCCATTTGGCGCAATTAGCATGAATTAG